The region GCAAGAATAAAATCTAATAATAATGTATCTGACAAAGGTATTATTTTGTGTGTGAGCAAGAATAAAATCTATTTAGGAGTTCTCTTAAAGAAGGCACTAATCTAAGGTGTTCTATGATATATAAATATTATGTTCACCTGAGGGTCAGCAATGGAATGAAGAACAGGAGATGTTGTGTGAAAGACACCATCACATCCATTGATAGCATAATCAAAAGATCCTTCTTCTAATAAATCTGCTTTGAACAAATAAAGTCTTTCTTTAGCTCCATCCAGAGCAACCAAGTGTTTAGATGATAgaatgttttttttctttaaaattaaaGCTGATAACATACTAAATTAAAAATTGACAAGTAGGATGTGATATTATAAATATTCTAAACTTATATTTGTGAGtgatgttataataatataaattttcttGCCAGAGATTTGTTCTTCTTGCTATTAGATTAAAATATTTATAGTGTAGAATTAAATACAACTTTAGAGTTCTAATGTCCAAGTCCAAGAGCCAAATTAACTATATTTTAACAAGACCATTTAAATAAAAAGGCTTATTTTATAGCAGGACAAGTACCCCAATTAAGTATAGCTGtcttcttttgttttcattccttttaaaattaagaaaaaaatagcaTGAAGCTATACAAATATATGGTGGTCCTTGTCAATGACATACATTAGATATTTATAAAGCCTTTTTCCTTCAAGCTTTCTACAGTGTCTCTCAAGCTCACTTCCAACGGGACGAAATTGATTCCCAGACTCTTTGCTTTCAAATCTGATACTTGATACTTTGGCAGTTGCAGCTGCTCATCTTCACACCTACCAAACAACAAAAATTACGCTATTATAATTAAAAGTCCGGTAGCTAAAAGTGTTATTAAATACAAAATATGCAATTTGTACTGGCAACTTCtaattaaatgttattatatatTTAGTGATAAGCATTCTTTAGTTGTGACTAAAAGTGATATTTAATTGCAAAAATTATATGAAATAACAGAAAAAATCGAAACTCTATAGCGAGTAGCGACTATGTTAACTTACTTTTCAGGAATATTCAGAGAAGGGTAGAGGTCTTTTAAAATCTTTAAAAGATCACACATGTGTGCAACACATCCAACTAGACAATATCTTCCACTAGCTGAAGCAACTTCCATTGCTTGAATGTGTGCATTTGCAACATCTCTGACATCAACATATCCAAAAACTTCATTTGGAAACATTTGATTCCCTGCACTTAAAGACCAAGCAGAATCAACACCATGTATGTATCAAATTATTTTGATGACAAGATGAACATAATATCATCACAATGAGTGTGTGAGAGAATGCTAAACTGTACCCTTTAAAAGTTGAATAACCAGCTCCACACTACCATTAATAACTGGTGGCAAGAGAGGACCAAGTACTACTGCTGGATGAATAGTGACCAAATCGATCATGTTTTCTTTTGCGAATTTCCAAGCAGCCTCCTCAGCTAGAGTTTTCGAAAGTGGATAATAAAGCtgcaaaaaaaaattctaaagtcAAAACCATAACCTTGAAATTCTAATTCCCAATACATAATAAGAATCAGAAGCTAAACACAATGCCACTGTTATAAAGACATGGTGATGAGTTATGACTCGACTAATGGACAGTTTATACAGTTTAAAAACTTGAAGACTTGATGCAAACTCAATATGTAAATGACTGATTAATAGAACTTTTGTCCTTGTGTTTAGAACTTCTCTGGGAAAGGTTATGTGGCTGTAAAGGGGGTTATTGGGGTGTGTTAGTTTCCTGGGAAACTGTACGAGAAAGTCCTTTACACTTGTTGTAGAAAATCAAGCTGTAAATTCTTTTCATTAATTGCTTAGTGGAATAATGCAATCCAAACGAACCAAGTAAAACCTGGTTGTGCTCTTTCTCTTTTGGTAGTACTTGCTTTCTTTCTGTTTTTAGATCTCATGTTTAGCTGAATTTGGAGGCTTTAATCCTCACAAAATGCAATATTACAAAGCTTGAGAACAAGAGTATAAACCTTCATATTCTCGCAAACAGCAGGATCAGAAAACCATGTCTCGTCAACAACCACATCAGGGGTGCATTGTGTTCCATTGAATACAACTGAAGCCATGGAAGATGTTATAACCACTCTCTTTACAGAAGGAACTTTAGCACATGACCTCAGAACATTCAGTGTTCCCTTCACTGCTGGCTCTATTATTTCTGCCTGAAATATACGTTGCAAAAACTCAATAATCATTGCAGGAGTCAATAAGAAAAACTTACCAAATcattatttcaatatatataatataaataaatatagttatatatgtgtgtgtgtttacATGAGGGTGTGGAGCTGAGAGAAATGAAGGAGAGGCTGTGTGAAAAACACCATCACATCCATTGACAGCAGAATCAAAAGAGCCTTGGTCCATTAAATTTGCTTCAAATAAATGAAGTCTTTCTTTAGCTCCATCTAGTGCAAGTAAGTGGTCTGTTTTCTTTGAATCACCTACATATATTATAAGCAGATCAAATAGGACTTCGAGAATTATGAGATTAACATCTTTGTTTTCAGCCAAAAAAAAAAGCCAAACAAACTTAACCCTAGAATTTGGCAGTGATTTTTGTCTTCTCTTTTTGGTAAAAAAATTGAATCAATTTGAAAAGGAACCATAAAGAGAACTTACTTAGATTACTGACAGTGGCTTTGACAATATATCCACTTTGTAGTAAGACCTTCACTAGCCATGAAGCTATGTAACCTGAAGCTCCTGTAACACACACCACTTTTCCTGCTCCACTCATCCTCTCTCTCTCTGTAATGTGTTTATTCAGAGCCTTAATTAAGAACCAATAATGTTGTAGTTGTTTCTACATAACTTTTTGATataaagaaaaaatggagggcaGCTCAGTTAATTATTTTAAAGTCTAAATTCAATAAAGGGATTCATACTTTTCCTTCCAATGTAAACAAAATGATGCaatttgttttaaaaagtaaAAGGGGAATGATTGGCCTTCTTATCCATCTACCTTGGTTAAATTATTGTAGGACCTCATTGGCAGACACGTGATTGGTTGGATTCGAAACCCAAACATCATGACTTCATTCAGTGGAAGCAAAGGATTTCAATAGGTGCATTGGGCACTATTACTGGTGTGTTTTTTGATACATAGATAATATAATAGTTTTTCAGcacaaaagatttttttttttttttctggtacGTTATTTACCACTATACTTTTAAGCTACATAGACATCATactggtattttttttttcttgtgtgtTTTTTGGCATGTTATTTAATAAGAAACATAGACAAGATTTAAACCTTCGTAAAAATCATGATAGAATTACCTTTGAGGAACGGTGAGAGCAGAGTATAGCTATGTGTACATTATACCCACTTAGAAAATATCTTTACTCTGCTCTAACCATTATCGTCCGAAGAGGCATAGTCAATATGGACCTTATGGTTTGAAAGGAATAGTAGAATTTTCGAAGGTGTCCATAGCTCGTTTGAGGCTATTTGGGATAAAGATCAAGTTTTGGGTTGCAACTTGGGTGTATAGAACCAAGTTTTTTGCAGGGTTTCCTTTTTGGATCTTAATAGAGATTGGGATCATTTTTGGCTTTAGAGTTGGGGAGAGGGGTTCTGTTGTGGGTGTTTTAGTGGCTTGCTTGTTTTGTAACCACGGTATTCCTCCGCCAAAAGTGAGGGCTCTCAATAATTTTGAGAGGAAGTCAGTCTTTGACAAAGGCCTCTAaatctttttcaaaaaaaaaaaaaaaaaaatatcttccACTAGtggaaccaacctcaaatgtttGCTTAAATATGTGCACTACATTTCTGTTAAAAAAATTCAGAGAGAAGCAATGATGCTGGCTGAGTTGGAGGCTATAGATTTTATTAAGCTTTGTTTTGTCAAACAGATATATACAGTTTATCGAAGATTACAGAATGGAACTGTATAAAACTAAGGCACCTAATGTTGTTCCCAGAACCAGAAATAACAATGAAAACAAACGACCCGAATGACAATACTGTTGCCCAAATCAAGTGCTTGAGTTAAGGATCTTTCAGTTACATAAATTCCTTAGGCAAACCTGGTTCTCTAACACGATCTACCAAGGTTATGTTAGACAAGAGAAACACAATCATATGCTTGAAGTGACAAGCTGAAGAAAAGGGCTGCTTGTATACCATGCAAAATTGCACACAATTGTACAATTGCCTGGGAAATGAAACATCAGAAGAGACTGCACCAGCTAGGTTCCTCTTGCTCTTAGCACCAATAGTTGAAAATAATGTTATTATTCATGGTTACTAAAACAACACTTAGCCATGTGATCTAATCCAACTGCGACCAGGTATTTTTTTAACAGATTTCTCTCTCATTTTGCTCCTCACAAGTGAAACAACCAACCAGCGATCTGTGGCAGCGTAGATATTTGAAAGCAGCACATAATTACCAGCATTTTGAGGTTCAAGCTCAATCAACCGACTGGCAACTAACTCACCCAGCTCCACATCACAATGTAGCTTACAGGCCCCAAGTAGTGCGCCCCATGAAGCAGAACTGGGTTCCATGGGCATTGAACTCAAAAGCTCATAAGCTTCTTTCAACCTTCCTGAACGGCTGAGAAGATCAACCATACAAGCATAATGATCTTGCGAAGGAGCAATGGAGTACTCATTTTTCATTAA is a window of Humulus lupulus chromosome 4, drHumLupu1.1, whole genome shotgun sequence DNA encoding:
- the LOC133829723 gene encoding phenylacetaldehyde reductase-like, whose product is MSGAGKVVCVTGASGYIASWLVKVLLQSGYIVKATVSNLSDSKKTDHLLALDGAKERLHLFEANLMDQGSFDSAVNGCDGVFHTASPSFLSAPHPHAEIIEPAVKGTLNVLRSCAKVPSVKRVVITSSMASVVFNGTQCTPDVVVDETWFSDPAVCENMKLYYPLSKTLAEEAAWKFAKENMIDLVTIHPAVVLGPLLPPVINGSVELVIQLLKGNQMFPNEVFGYVDVRDVANAHIQAMEVASASGRYCLVGCVAHMCDLLKILKDLYPSLNIPEKCEDEQLQLPKYQVSDLKAKSLGINFVPLEVSLRDTVESLKEKGFINI